Proteins found in one Poecilia reticulata strain Guanapo linkage group LG15, Guppy_female_1.0+MT, whole genome shotgun sequence genomic segment:
- the LOC108166929 gene encoding LOW QUALITY PROTEIN: mas-related G-protein coupled receptor member X2-like (The sequence of the model RefSeq protein was modified relative to this genomic sequence to represent the inferred CDS: substituted 1 base at 1 genomic stop codon) produces MDYNATSFIPNYNNSNNSFNHYNSYNNTFPNSTNSPYPYSYLDRFCWAYGGNTTLFSIIFISIWGLLALLAIYCLYSQIRSERVVPVFIINLLISDIIQIFCVIVQLANINYGFIHNFVIYYVYHCGVMGSVFFMTFIGMERYLLIAWPFWYRFQRKVKVSASVSVVSWILSVFISLNNGNLQGSLMVLPLPLLIFFLVHSIKALSASHNVPPDERRRIIAVLTLVLFAYILTFLPHIILEFLMMGVRWLWYLDFTTFRNFDNVSCTLMQINPLTDLLLYILMKKWLLDKLLALLCCCRKTNSGNQQTNGITVTTXCWSASQEQREAENNS; encoded by the exons ATGGATTATAACGCAACGTCTTTCATCCCAAACTATAATAACAGCAATAACAGCTTTAACCACTATAACTCTTACAACAACACATTCCCAAATAGCACCAACTCTCCATATCCATATTCATATCTAGATCGTTTCTGCTGGGCTTATGGTGGAAATACGACACTGTTTTCCATAATATTCATCTCCATCTGGGGTCTTTTAGCACTGCTGGCCATCTACTGTCTCTACTCTCAG ATCCGAAGTGAGCGTGTGGTTCCAGTTTTCATCATCAACCTGCTCATTTCAGACATCATTCAGATTTTCTGTGTGATTGTTCAACTGGCAAATATAAATTACGGTTTCATACATAATTTTGTCATCTATTATGTCTACCACTGTGGTGTGATGGGCAGTGTTTTCTTCATGACCTTCATTGGCATGGAAAG GTATCTGCTGATTGCCTGGCCTTTTTGGTACAGATTCCAGCGAAAAGTCAAAGTTTCTGCATCAGTCAGTGTTGTGAGCTGgatcctttctgtttttattagtttaaataaTGGAAACTTGCAGGGATCCCTCATGGTTCTTCCCCTGCCCCTGTTAATATTCTTCCTTGTGCACAGTATTAAAGCCCTGTCTGCATCCCATAATGTCCCACCTGATGAAAGACGACGAATTATAGCTGTTTTAACTTTGGTGTTGTTTGCTTACATACTGACATTCTTACCACATattattttagagtttttgaTGATGGGAGTCAGGTGGTTGTGGTATTTAGACTTTACCACATTCAGAAACTTTGACAACGTGTCCTGCACTCTAATGCAGATAAATCCTCTGACAGATTTGCTTCTATACATYCTCATGAAGAAGTGGCTCCTTGACAAACTGCTGGCCCTCCTGTGTTGCTGCAGAAAGACTAACAGTGGGAACCAGCAGACAAACGGCATCACAGTAACAACATGATGCTGGTCGGCTTCTCAGGagcagagagaagcagagaaTAATTCCTGA
- the LOC103477166 gene encoding ovarian cancer G-protein coupled receptor 1-like encodes MAFLHKQVSHQEASSLDKRDMYNQSFQESNMRDHNFNVTVYAHVGQLIVASIGLPLTVIAIFAVYLLIKKDHVTPVYIINLLLSDLIQLCCMIAENLVHGNVVVHYTYFYGLMVSIGFMVCISLERYLAVARPLWYRFRRNIKTSLVVCIVIWMLPMFFILSILLKLGFQVIGFFCAVFFLLPLPLLTFFLVGTVKALSAAHGVSAEEKRRIVAILVVVLLTYTVLFFPSIIWFLVKEIRHMDVFNNITFILQTFSPLADLTMYLFLRKSAVDKLLISICCCKMHDEQQMGNTSTGSPGVSTEQVA; translated from the exons ATGGCTTTTCTCCATAAACAGGTTTCACACCAAGAGGCCTCCTCATTAGACAAAAGGGACATGTACAACCAGAGCTTTCAGGAATCCAACATGCGAGATCACAACTTCAATGTTACCGTGTATGCACATGTGGGGCAGCTGATAGTCGCAAGCATTGGACTTCCTTTGACTGTTATTGCCATCTTTGCAGTTTATCTCCTG ataaaaaaagatCACGTCACTCCAGTCTACATCATCAACCTTCTTCTTTCTGACCTAATTCAGCTCTGCTGCATGATTGCAGAGAACTTAGTCCATGGTAATGTTGTCGTCCATTACACCTACTTTTATGGTTTGATGGTCAGCATAGGATTCATGGTGTGTATCTCTTTGGAAAG GTATTTAGCCGTTGCGCGGCCATTGTGGTATCGCTTCAGGCGAAACATCAAGACATCTCTGGTGGTGTGCATTGTCATCTGGATGCTTCCTATGTTTTTCATCCTTTCTATTTTACTAAAGTTGGGTTTTCAGGTCATAGGGTTCTTCTGTGCCGTCTTCTTCCTCCTGCCGTTGCCTCTGTTAACGTTCTTCCTGGTTGGGACCGTTAAAGCCTTGTCTGCAGCCCACGGTGtgtctgctgaagaaaagcggAGAATTGTGGCTATTCTGGTTGTAGTGCTCCTTACTTACACAGTTTTATTCTTTCCCAGTATCATTTGGTTTTTGGTCAAAGAAATCAGACATATGGATGTTTTTAACAATATAACATTCATATTGCAGACTTTTAGTCCTCTTGCTGACCTGACTATGTATCTTTTCCTGAGGAAAAGTGCCGTAGACAAGCTTCTGATTTCAATTTGTTGTTGCAAAATGCATGATGAGCAACAGATGGGCAACACCAGTACAGGCAGCCCAGGTGTTTCGACAGAGCAGGTAGCATAA